GAGGATGTTCGGTTTGGCAGGTGTTGCTGGCAACGAACATCAACGTGGCGGGCGCGTGGACAGCGTAGGCGTGAACAATTTTGGAAGGGTTCTGGCGCACTTTCCCCAGATCAATCCATGCTTGCGGGTTACCGGGGGCAGGAGCCCCTGTTTCTTCGGTGAATTCACGTCCAGCAGCTGCGCGGGCATCCTCGCAGGCAGGGTCGTATTCGCCTTTGATGATGGACCACACACCTTCATCTTTACGCGCCCAGAAAGGACCCCCCGGATGGGCGATAAACACCCACAGCTGATCGTTATCGACGCGGTAGGGCAGCAGCCCGGCACTGTGCTTCGGCATACCTTCTACCCTGCCACCGGCAAGGCCGCAGGCATTTCATCGCTGCACCCCAGCAATTTCTGGTGTCCACTCCCCCGGCCTGATAAGCCCGGACTCATACGTAACCCGCCCGCCACCGGCGAGTTTGGCCACCTCCACCGTGAGCGCCACTGACGCCTACACGCCAATTACACACACATCCCCATTAACCCGCGACGGCGGCCGCCACACGGCCGTACAGTTGCACCGTCATGACGCAAGCACACCCACCCCACGCCAATACCGCCACCGCCGCAATCCGTGACTCCATCTCCATCGGGCTGGGCTACTTCACC
This region of Dermatophilus congolensis genomic DNA includes:
- a CDS encoding NUDIX domain-containing protein, whose translation is MPKHSAGLLPYRVDNDQLWVFIAHPGGPFWARKDEGVWSIIKGEYDPACEDARAAAGREFTEETGAPAPGNPQAWIDLGKVRQNPSKIVHAYAVHAPATLMFVASNTCQTEHPRGSGRIITVPEVDRAEWMPCEQARARLLAGQREFLDRLPRT